A portion of the Gossypium arboreum isolate Shixiya-1 chromosome 8, ASM2569848v2, whole genome shotgun sequence genome contains these proteins:
- the LOC128296654 gene encoding uncharacterized protein LOC128296654 translates to MDLMNRVFQPYLDWFVVVFIDDILPEPGKEFTVYSDISHIDLGCVLMQDGKVVAYASCQLKTHETNYPTHDLELTAVVFALKIWRWIELLKDYNYTIEYHPGKANVVVSALSRRAMTNLRAMFARLSLFDDCSLLAKLQVKLIWIEQIKGKQLEDESLGLRFRHINSGSTKNFGLNSDRALYFRRRIYVPNDTDLRQFN, encoded by the exons atggatttgatgaaccgagtatttCAGCCTTATTTGGATTGGTTTGTGgtagtgttcattgatgacatactg CCAGAACCTGGAAAGGAGTTCACGGTTTATAGTGATATATCACATATcgatttgggatgtgtgttgatgcaagatggtaaggtggtAGCATATGCATCTTGTCAACTTAAGACACATGAGacaaattatccgacgcatgacttggaattgacCGCTGTGGTGTTTgccttgaaaatctggag gtggattgagctgcttaaggactacAACTACACCATTGAGTACCATCCtggcaaggccaatgtggtggtcaGTGCACTGAGCCGTAGAGCTATGACTAATTtgagggcaatgtttgctcgcctAAGCCTATTTGATGATTGTAGCTTATTAGCCAAACTTCAGGTTAAGCTGAtatggattgagcagattaagggtaagcAGTTAGAGGACGAGTCTTTAGGTCTTCGGTTCCGACATATTAATAGTGGTAGCACTAagaattttggactgaatagtgaTAGGGCACTCTATTTTCGTAGGAGAATCTATGTTCCAAATGATACTGATCTAAGACAGTTTAATTGa